A genomic region of Dactylococcopsis salina PCC 8305 contains the following coding sequences:
- a CDS encoding winged helix-turn-helix domain-containing protein — protein MTVPDYQSLMFPLLAFCNDSNEHNAQEAIDALAIQFQLTATEKNELLPSGKQTRFANRMGWARTYLKKAKLIESTARGKFKITERGKQLLKTNHEQKISAKDLEQFAEYLEFKKQSNSNAVNSALRMLYHFGELALQYRRLKPPKLGGLGGFKVT, from the coding sequence ATGACTGTTCCTGACTATCAAAGTTTAATGTTTCCCCTTCTCGCTTTTTGCAATGATTCAAATGAACACAACGCACAAGAAGCGATCGATGCTTTAGCCATTCAATTCCAACTAACTGCTACTGAAAAAAATGAATTGCTTCCCAGTGGAAAACAAACACGCTTCGCCAATCGTATGGGTTGGGCGAGAACTTATCTAAAAAAAGCTAAATTAATTGAAAGTACCGCTAGAGGTAAATTTAAAATTACAGAACGAGGAAAGCAGTTGCTAAAGACGAATCACGAGCAAAAAATTAGTGCTAAAGACTTGGAACAATTTGCCGAGTATTTAGAGTTTAAAAAGCAATCAAACTCAAATGCGGTTAATTCTGCTTTGAGAATGTTATACCATTTTGGAGAATTGGCGCTACAGTATCGACGACTTAAGCCCCCCAAACTTGGGGGGTTGGGGGGCTTTAAGGTAACTTGA
- the petL gene encoding cytochrome b6-f complex subunit PetL — translation MSGAIAYLGILIGYTVLALGLYFGLRAAKVL, via the coding sequence ATGTCTGGTGCAATTGCTTACCTCGGTATTTTAATCGGTTATACAGTTCTCGCTTTAGGACTTTACTTTGGATTACGTGCGGCGAAAGTTCTCTAA
- a CDS encoding class I SAM-dependent methyltransferase — translation MKIYSQYIFPRLLDWTMASSTMSKYRKQLLQEVTGEVLEIGFGTGLNLAYYPETITHLTTVDVNAGMNQLAKKRIKEASFPVSCNVLNGDTLPFADQCFDSVVSTWTLCSITNIDQALKQVYRVLKPEGKFFFIEHGLSDNPQVQVWQNRLTPLQKMIGDGCHLNRNMEALISRYFPQIQLEKFKLETEPEIIGYLYQGVATK, via the coding sequence ATGAAAATTTACTCTCAATATATTTTTCCTCGTCTTTTAGATTGGACAATGGCAAGTTCAACGATGAGCAAATATCGCAAACAACTGTTACAAGAAGTAACAGGAGAGGTGTTAGAAATTGGTTTTGGAACGGGATTAAATCTAGCTTACTATCCAGAAACAATCACCCATTTAACAACCGTTGATGTGAACGCGGGGATGAATCAGTTGGCGAAAAAACGCATTAAAGAAGCGTCCTTTCCTGTGAGTTGCAATGTCCTTAATGGAGACACTTTACCGTTTGCGGATCAGTGTTTCGATAGTGTCGTTAGCACTTGGACGTTATGTAGTATTACCAACATTGATCAGGCTTTAAAACAAGTTTATCGAGTGCTAAAACCAGAAGGAAAGTTTTTCTTTATCGAACATGGTTTAAGTGATAATCCACAAGTACAGGTTTGGCAAAATCGTCTCACTCCCTTGCAAAAAATGATTGGTGATGGTTGTCATCTTAATCGTAATATGGAGGCGTTAATCTCTCGATATTTTCCGCAGATTCAATTAGAAAAGTTTAAATTAGAAACTGAACCCGAAATTATCGGCTACCTTTATCAAGGAGTAGCGACAAAGTGA
- a CDS encoding SemiSWEET transporter, protein MEDTNLFTIIGLAAGTLTTIAFLPQVIKTWQSKSAKDISLGMFSTFCTGVFLWIVYGFNIGDLPILLANIITFILAFTILIFKFRYG, encoded by the coding sequence ATGGAAGACACCAACCTCTTTACTATCATTGGTTTAGCCGCCGGTACGTTAACCACGATCGCCTTCCTCCCACAAGTGATTAAAACTTGGCAATCGAAATCAGCAAAAGACATTTCTTTAGGAATGTTTTCTACTTTTTGCACTGGCGTTTTTTTATGGATCGTTTATGGTTTCAATATCGGTGATTTACCGATTTTATTGGCTAACATTATTACCTTTATCCTCGCTTTTACCATCTTAATTTTTAAGTTTCGATATGGATAG
- a CDS encoding metal ABC transporter permease: MNYHLLIDPLQYSFMQRALLIAIFVGIICSLVGSYLMVQRLALLGDAISHSMLPGLVIAFMLGVNMYLGAFIAGVFSTLIIAVIRSRSPLKEDAAMGIVFSAFFALGVILITLIQKDNKIDLNHFLFGNILGVTFTEVKDTFLITLFVIAVIILIYKELLFYTFDPEGSQAVGLPVNLLNFGLMLLIALTIVASLKTVGVILVLALLITPSATAYLLFKRLHQVMFFGAIFGVIASITGMYISYYFNIPSGPAIVMVAVLLFSIALLFSPRHGILTQTYSSHQQGKIWQEIKGLFH; encoded by the coding sequence ATGAATTATCATCTCTTAATTGATCCGTTGCAATATAGTTTTATGCAACGTGCTTTATTAATTGCCATTTTTGTGGGAATTATTTGCTCTTTAGTGGGAAGTTATCTCATGGTACAACGTTTAGCTTTACTGGGAGATGCGATTAGTCATTCCATGTTACCTGGACTTGTAATTGCTTTTATGCTCGGTGTTAATATGTATTTAGGGGCATTTATTGCGGGTGTTTTTAGTACCCTCATTATTGCGGTGATTCGATCGCGATCGCCTTTAAAAGAAGATGCAGCTATGGGAATTGTTTTCTCGGCTTTTTTTGCGTTGGGTGTTATTTTAATTACCCTCATTCAAAAAGATAATAAAATTGACCTCAATCATTTTTTATTTGGGAATATCCTCGGCGTTACGTTCACGGAAGTTAAAGACACTTTTTTGATTACCTTATTCGTGATTGCTGTGATTATTCTAATTTATAAAGAACTGCTGTTTTATACCTTTGATCCTGAAGGATCACAAGCGGTTGGACTTCCCGTTAACTTGCTAAACTTTGGCTTAATGCTATTAATTGCATTGACGATCGTCGCGAGTTTAAAAACCGTCGGTGTCATCCTTGTTTTAGCCTTACTGATTACCCCAAGTGCGACTGCTTATCTCTTATTTAAACGCCTTCATCAAGTTATGTTTTTCGGTGCAATTTTTGGCGTTATTGCTAGTATTACAGGGATGTATATTAGCTATTACTTTAACATCCCCTCTGGACCGGCGATTGTGATGGTTGCGGTTCTTCTGTTTTCGATCGCCCTTTTATTTAGCCCTCGACATGGTATTCTCACCCAAACTTATTCCTCTCATCAGCAAGGGAAAATCTGGCAAGAAATTAAGGGACTATTTCACTAA
- a CDS encoding metal ABC transporter ATP-binding protein codes for MTSANYGWGESCRFPRQWDQLPLTLLSTRESPIVVKDLSVYYRRVEALQGISCQIQPGCLTGIIGPNGAGKSTLLRAMLGLVKGKGKVRWGESSLVAHRSRVAYVPQRSMIDWDYPATVWDVVMMGRVKATGWFHRFSTASRQMALDALARVEMDTLRDRAIKDLSGGQQQRVFIARALAQQADIFFLDEPFIGIDQKTETVIFDIFHQLTNAGKTVVVVNHDLGATITNFDDLILLNKTLIAAGKRQQVLTQKNLNRAYSGKVFFFSESI; via the coding sequence ATGACGAGTGCTAATTATGGGTGGGGAGAAAGTTGTCGTTTTCCAAGACAATGGGATCAACTCCCTTTAACTTTGCTTTCCACAAGGGAGAGTCCGATTGTGGTAAAGGATTTAAGTGTTTATTATCGCCGTGTGGAAGCGTTACAGGGAATTAGTTGTCAGATTCAACCTGGTTGTTTGACAGGGATTATTGGACCGAATGGCGCTGGGAAAAGCACCCTTTTAAGGGCGATGTTGGGGTTAGTGAAAGGGAAAGGTAAGGTGAGATGGGGAGAGTCTTCTCTGGTGGCGCATCGATCGCGCGTTGCTTATGTTCCTCAACGATCGATGATTGATTGGGATTACCCGGCGACAGTGTGGGATGTGGTAATGATGGGACGAGTGAAAGCAACGGGATGGTTTCATCGGTTTTCTACTGCGTCTCGTCAGATGGCGTTGGATGCTTTAGCGCGAGTGGAAATGGACACATTGCGCGATCGAGCGATTAAAGACTTATCTGGAGGACAACAACAGCGGGTTTTTATTGCGCGCGCTTTAGCCCAACAAGCGGATATTTTCTTCTTAGATGAACCGTTTATTGGCATTGATCAAAAAACTGAAACTGTCATTTTTGATATCTTCCACCAATTAACAAACGCAGGTAAAACCGTCGTCGTTGTTAATCACGATTTAGGCGCAACGATTACGAACTTTGATGATTTAATTCTCCTCAATAAAACATTAATTGCGGCTGGGAAAAGACAACAAGTTTTAACCCAAAAAAACTTAAATCGCGCTTATAGTGGCAAGGTTTTTTTCTTCTCAGAATCTATTTAG
- a CDS encoding metal ABC transporter solute-binding protein, Zn/Mn family, producing the protein MRIGNLKKIGIGIGLLISLGGCETSNPPTETDKPTVVATSTIIADWTKRIGDNEINLVGILEPGDDPHIYEPVPRDTQRLEEADLILYNGYHLEPQLIKLIQATGENSRQLAVGEVVTPLGYEDEEQIVPDPHVWGNVENAVLMVEAIQEELITLSPEDEILYRENLDQLAIELTALHNWIQEQIDTIPPENRQLVTTHDAFQYYAETYGLEVVGTLIGISTEEKPSAKTVKNLVEEVKQANVPVIFAETTINPALIETVAQEAEVKVADQELYADSIGASGTEADSYITMMALNTKTIVRNLGGDYTPFTSSKCHPCRDSLSKGL; encoded by the coding sequence ATGAGAATAGGAAACCTCAAGAAAATTGGGATCGGAATCGGTCTCCTCATCAGTTTAGGAGGATGTGAAACGTCTAATCCGCCAACAGAAACCGATAAACCAACAGTTGTCGCCACCAGTACCATTATTGCTGACTGGACAAAACGCATTGGAGACAATGAAATCAATTTAGTGGGAATTTTAGAACCAGGAGACGATCCTCACATTTATGAACCCGTACCGAGAGATACCCAACGCTTAGAAGAAGCAGATTTAATTTTATACAACGGCTATCATTTAGAACCCCAACTGATTAAACTGATTCAAGCAACTGGTGAGAATAGCCGTCAGTTGGCGGTGGGAGAAGTCGTCACCCCTCTCGGTTATGAAGACGAAGAACAAATCGTTCCTGATCCTCACGTTTGGGGAAATGTAGAGAATGCAGTTTTAATGGTGGAAGCGATACAGGAGGAATTAATCACACTCTCTCCTGAAGATGAAATCCTTTATCGAGAAAACTTAGATCAATTGGCGATCGAGCTTACCGCGCTTCACAATTGGATTCAGGAACAAATCGACACAATTCCCCCAGAAAACCGTCAATTAGTCACCACCCATGATGCGTTTCAATACTACGCAGAAACCTATGGATTAGAAGTTGTAGGAACATTAATTGGAATTAGTACAGAAGAAAAGCCCAGTGCGAAAACTGTCAAAAACCTTGTTGAAGAAGTAAAACAAGCCAATGTTCCCGTTATCTTTGCCGAAACAACCATTAATCCCGCATTAATCGAAACCGTAGCACAAGAAGCAGAAGTAAAAGTTGCCGATCAAGAATTATATGCTGATTCAATTGGTGCGTCGGGAACAGAAGCTGACTCATATATCACAATGATGGCTTTAAACACAAAAACCATTGTTCGTAACTTAGGAGGAGATTACACGCCATTTACATCTTCTAAATGCCATCCTTGTAGAGACTCCTTATCAAAAGGATTATAA
- a CDS encoding phycobilisome rod-core linker polypeptide gives MSLPLLNYTTSSQNQRVEGYEVPGEEQLRPTPGMMNSEEDAEATIWAAYRQIFSEHQMLASNRQRFLESQLRYGQITVKDFIFGLLTSDPFRRWNYEPNSNYRFVELCVQRALGRDVYNEAEKIAWSIVVGTKGINGFVEDLLNSEEYLNNFSEDTVPYQRRRVLPQKDQGETPFNLKTPRYGPYYRQQLGFPQIVWQNQVRRFIPQEKQPKAGDPTLFLNVARGLSSAKGNALPKVSAMNIDYDKKVPYRKFN, from the coding sequence GTGTCATTACCTTTGTTGAACTATACAACTTCTAGCCAAAATCAGCGTGTAGAAGGATATGAAGTCCCTGGTGAAGAACAATTAAGACCGACTCCAGGCATGATGAACTCTGAAGAAGATGCAGAAGCCACCATCTGGGCGGCTTATCGGCAGATTTTCAGTGAACATCAAATGCTCGCCAGCAACCGTCAACGGTTCTTAGAATCCCAACTGCGTTACGGTCAAATTACGGTTAAAGATTTTATCTTCGGACTGCTTACCTCTGATCCGTTCCGCCGTTGGAACTATGAACCCAACAGCAATTATCGCTTTGTGGAACTCTGTGTTCAACGCGCCCTCGGACGGGATGTTTACAACGAAGCGGAAAAAATTGCTTGGTCAATTGTAGTGGGAACTAAAGGCATTAACGGCTTTGTTGAAGATTTACTCAATAGTGAGGAATATCTCAATAATTTCAGTGAGGATACCGTTCCTTATCAACGTCGTCGTGTTCTCCCTCAAAAAGATCAAGGAGAAACGCCTTTTAACCTTAAAACCCCTCGTTACGGTCCCTATTACCGTCAACAATTGGGCTTCCCGCAAATTGTCTGGCAAAATCAAGTCCGTCGCTTTATCCCCCAAGAAAAGCAACCGAAAGCAGGAGACCCTACTCTGTTCTTGAATGTTGCTCGTGGTTTGAGTAGCGCGAAAGGAAATGCTTTACCGAAAGTGTCAGCGATGAATATTGACTACGATAAGAAAGTTCCTTACCGTAAGTTCAATTAA
- the lysA gene encoding diaminopimelate decarboxylase, protein MVLAETTQKQTGYDYLQEIKASPNQSLLPITAKVNDRGHLEIGACDVTELVKQFGSPLYIMDEHSIRTACSQYRDGLKDHYQGESLVIYASKALNCLALCALVNSEGLGIDVASGGELYTALQAGVDPEKIYFHGNNKSVAELEQAIECGCTIVADNWLELKTLASFNANHAPKVMLRITPGIECHTHEYIRTGHLDSKFGFDPNQVPEVLDFLTKTSNLDFVGVHAHIGSQIFERQPHQDLAGVLVKWLKAAQELGLPARELNVGGGLGIRYTEADDPPSITEWTSAVAKAVTMACEQLQVSLPKLICEPGRSLVGNTGITAYTVGARKEVPEIRTYIAVDGGMSDNARPITYQAEYRSMLGNKMSETATETVTVAGKHCESGDILIQSASLPKTVSGDTLVITSTGAYGYSMASNYNRLLRPGMVLVYKGTADMMVERETYEDLIAQDKFPERLKTVDN, encoded by the coding sequence ATGGTCTTAGCAGAAACAACGCAAAAGCAAACTGGATACGACTATCTTCAAGAAATTAAAGCCTCTCCTAACCAGTCATTACTTCCAATTACCGCTAAAGTGAACGATCGAGGTCATTTAGAAATTGGCGCCTGTGATGTCACTGAATTAGTTAAACAGTTTGGTTCTCCTCTCTACATCATGGATGAACACAGCATTCGCACTGCTTGTTCTCAGTACCGAGACGGACTCAAAGATCATTATCAAGGAGAATCTTTAGTTATTTACGCCTCAAAAGCACTGAACTGTCTAGCGCTTTGTGCCTTGGTCAACAGTGAAGGATTAGGAATTGATGTCGCTTCTGGAGGAGAACTTTACACCGCGCTACAAGCTGGAGTTGACCCCGAAAAAATCTACTTTCATGGCAATAATAAATCTGTTGCTGAACTCGAACAAGCGATCGAGTGCGGTTGTACCATTGTTGCTGACAATTGGTTAGAATTAAAAACTTTAGCCAGTTTCAATGCTAATCACGCTCCGAAAGTGATGTTACGGATTACACCTGGCATTGAATGTCACACCCATGAGTATATTCGCACGGGACACCTGGATAGTAAGTTTGGTTTTGATCCAAATCAAGTCCCAGAAGTATTGGACTTTTTAACGAAAACCTCCAACTTAGATTTTGTCGGTGTTCATGCTCATATTGGCTCTCAAATCTTTGAACGTCAACCCCATCAAGACTTAGCAGGTGTGTTAGTCAAATGGCTGAAAGCCGCCCAAGAATTGGGATTACCCGCACGAGAATTAAATGTTGGCGGTGGCTTAGGGATTCGCTACACGGAAGCCGATGATCCCCCCAGTATTACCGAATGGACAAGCGCGGTGGCGAAAGCAGTCACTATGGCTTGTGAACAATTGCAAGTTTCTCTCCCCAAATTAATCTGCGAACCAGGTCGCTCTTTAGTGGGAAATACAGGAATTACTGCTTATACAGTGGGCGCTCGTAAAGAAGTGCCAGAGATTAGAACTTACATTGCGGTAGATGGGGGAATGTCTGACAATGCGCGTCCGATTACCTATCAAGCGGAATATCGATCGATGCTAGGGAATAAAATGTCAGAAACCGCAACCGAAACTGTTACCGTTGCGGGAAAACATTGTGAGTCTGGTGATATTTTAATTCAATCCGCTTCACTCCCAAAAACAGTCTCAGGAGATACCTTAGTTATCACTAGCACGGGTGCTTATGGGTATAGCATGGCTTCCAACTATAATCGCCTACTCCGTCCGGGAATGGTATTAGTTTACAAAGGAACAGCAGACATGATGGTTGAACGGGAAACCTATGAAGATTTAATTGCTCAAGATAAGTTCCCCGAAAGACTGAAAACAGTTGACAATTGA
- the cdaA gene encoding diadenylate cyclase CdaA — protein sequence MRQSQGLSHFLSQLPSWLIPLFDLVLVVVFIYFVIRLLGEPQSLTRWVIQGFIILVALLLSSIYVSQWLQLRLLSFVLEKMLIGAAVGVVVILQSEFRRFLEQLGRGEFRQLFPSSSNDKLQPDNVLDQILDAVRELSQKRIGALLLLETNEPLDPSQFRSAGVTLNAEISSELIQTLFQTTTALHDGAVILRGSRIASAAVILPLTEKSLSRQLGTRHRAAIGITERVSDCLCIVVSEETGSISLAERGNLQRPLTRSRLRELLELRFSPTVERETVAQDLSRLTREVSSQGKAIFDRSVRLFSSKSHRRKK from the coding sequence ATGAGGCAATCTCAAGGCTTATCTCATTTTCTCTCTCAGCTTCCTAGTTGGCTAATTCCGCTTTTTGATCTTGTCCTAGTTGTTGTTTTCATTTACTTTGTTATCCGCTTATTAGGAGAGCCACAAAGTCTCACCCGTTGGGTGATTCAAGGATTTATTATCCTGGTGGCGTTACTGTTAAGCAGCATTTATGTGAGTCAATGGCTTCAACTGCGATTGTTGAGTTTTGTGCTGGAAAAAATGTTAATTGGGGCGGCGGTGGGAGTGGTGGTGATTCTACAATCTGAGTTTCGTCGCTTTCTCGAACAACTGGGAAGAGGAGAGTTTCGACAGTTGTTTCCCTCTTCCAGTAATGATAAACTCCAACCGGATAATGTTTTGGATCAAATTTTGGATGCTGTGCGAGAATTATCTCAGAAGCGTATCGGAGCGTTACTCTTGTTGGAAACCAACGAACCTCTTGATCCCAGTCAGTTTAGAAGTGCTGGTGTTACCTTAAATGCAGAAATTTCCAGTGAGTTGATTCAAACCCTGTTTCAAACCACAACCGCTTTACATGATGGTGCGGTGATTTTACGGGGGTCGCGCATTGCTTCGGCGGCGGTAATTTTACCCTTGACGGAAAAAAGTTTGTCTAGACAATTGGGGACCCGACACCGAGCCGCGATCGGGATTACAGAACGAGTGTCTGATTGTTTATGTATTGTGGTGTCCGAGGAAACGGGATCAATTTCTCTCGCGGAACGGGGTAATCTACAACGACCGCTCACCAGAAGCCGCTTAAGAGAGTTGTTAGAATTAAGGTTTTCCCCCACTGTGGAACGGGAAACAGTGGCTCAAGATTTGAGTCGTTTGACTCGTGAAGTCAGTTCTCAAGGTAAAGCGATTTTCGATCGCAGTGTCCGTTTATTTTCGTCGAAGTCTCACCGTCGTAAAAAATGA
- a CDS encoding isoprenyl transferase: MTTKPTLLQQLPPDLDGNRLPKQVAVIMDGNGRWAGQRGLPRVMGHRKGVDALKALLRCCRDWGIPGLTAYAFSTENWGRPSEEVAFLMTLFERVLRRELAEMMREQVRIRFVGNLSALPDSLQAEIAVAMEETANNTGIEFTVATNYGGRQEILRACRSIAQQVQDGEITADAIDEQLFRQHLYTADLPDPDLLIRTSGEMRISNFLLWQLAYAEIYVTDTLWPDFDRSAFHQALLAYQKRDRRFGKIRE; encoded by the coding sequence ATGACTACTAAGCCAACTTTATTACAACAACTCCCCCCTGATTTAGATGGAAATCGTCTCCCCAAACAAGTGGCGGTGATTATGGATGGGAATGGTCGTTGGGCGGGGCAACGTGGACTCCCTCGCGTGATGGGACATCGTAAGGGAGTGGATGCGCTGAAAGCTCTCCTGCGCTGTTGTCGAGATTGGGGGATTCCTGGATTAACTGCTTATGCGTTTTCTACGGAAAATTGGGGGCGACCTTCGGAAGAGGTGGCGTTTTTAATGACCTTGTTTGAGCGGGTGTTACGGCGAGAATTGGCAGAAATGATGAGGGAACAAGTACGGATTCGCTTTGTGGGGAATTTGAGTGCGCTTCCCGATTCGTTACAAGCGGAAATTGCAGTGGCGATGGAAGAAACGGCAAATAATACTGGGATTGAGTTTACGGTGGCGACGAATTATGGCGGGAGACAGGAGATTTTAAGAGCCTGTCGCTCGATCGCGCAACAAGTCCAAGACGGGGAAATCACCGCCGACGCAATTGATGAACAGTTATTTCGTCAACATCTCTATACCGCAGATTTACCCGATCCTGATTTATTGATTCGCACCAGTGGGGAAATGCGGATTAGTAATTTCTTGCTTTGGCAACTCGCTTATGCTGAAATTTATGTTACGGATACCCTTTGGCCCGATTTCGATCGAAGCGCCTTCCATCAGGCGTTACTTGCCTATCAAAAGCGCGATCGTCGATTTGGTAAAATCCGAGAATAA